From one Rosa rugosa chromosome 4, drRosRugo1.1, whole genome shotgun sequence genomic stretch:
- the LOC133742679 gene encoding uncharacterized protein LOC133742679, protein MERARKHGAYSFSHAPDAMDAQNWLNKMERVFTQINCPEDRKVGLAVDFLDGVAFDWWNMTSRDLENDGPITWEQFKEHFTERYYGTAIRDRMKFEFLHLEKGDKTVTEFEQRFTQLAQFVPDLVGTERERIYRFVDGLGGKYREQLTGVPFNTYSEVVNAALRLETMYLSGVRPRDAGGPSQGPSKRAASTSGSGSSGGGRRVSSDSVTLSDFGGLNMGDGQSEWQFSDGTSQYGGTSEGFHTWRDRPQRWTRDVTCYQCGQQGHYRRDCPTLTQDVTPDVGQGSSHASGGSSSGTSTSSVRGGTQRGSGRRGRPTTQTRLHAMFQREDHVPPYTPDGRDTDSSLDEDPYAWIPR, encoded by the exons ATGGAGCGAGCGAGGAAGCATGGAGCGTATAGTTTCTCCCATGCTCCTGATGCTATGGATGCTCAGAATTGGCTGAACAAGATGGAGAGGGTTTTTACTCAGATTAATTGTCCGGAGGACCGGAAAGTGGGCTTGGCAGTAGACTTTCTTGATGGTGTGGCTTTTGATTGGTGGAATATGACTAGCAGGGATTTAGAGAATGATGGCCCAATCACTTGGGAACAGTTTAAGGAACATTTTACTGAGCGGTATTATGGTACAGCTATCCGTGACAGGATGAAGTTTGAGTTCTTACATTTAGAGAAAGGGGACAAGACTGTGACGGAGTTTGAGCAGCGGTTCACCCAGCTAGCCCAGTTTGTGCCTGATTTGGTTGGCACTGAAAGAGAGCGGATCTATAGGTTTGTTGATGGATTGGGGGGTAAGTATCGTGAGCAGTTGACAGGAGTGCCATTCAATACTTACTCTGAGGTAGTTAATGCTGCTCTGCGACTTGAGACCATGTATTTGTCCGGTGTTCGACCTCGAGATGCGGGTGGCCCTAGCCAGGGTCCATCCAAGAGAGCTGCTTCTACTTCTGGTTCAGGATCTTCTGGAGGTGGTAGACGTGTTAGCTCGGATTCAGTCACCCTATCTGATTTTGGAGGACTTAATATGGGAGATGGTCAGTCTGAGTGGCAGTTCAGTGACGGCACTAGTCAGTACGGTGGTACCTCAGAGGGATTCCATACTTGGAGGGATCGTCCCCAGCGTTGGACGAGGGATGTGACGTGCTATCAGTGTGGACAGCAGGGTCATTATAGGAGGGATTGCCCTACTTTGACTCAGGATGTTACTCCAGACGTCGGTCAAGGTTCTAGTCACGCATCAGGAGGTTCATCTAGCGGCACTTCCACTAGTTCTGTCAGGGGCGGCACTCAACGAGGTAGTGGTCGCCGTGGACGTCCTACGACTCAGACGAGACTTCATGCCATGTTTCAGCGAGAGGATCACGTTCCTCCATATACTCCTGACG gacgagatactgactcatcgctcgacgaggatccttacgcttggataccacgctag